From the genome of Roseinatronobacter sp. S2:
AGCCCTGCTGCGGCGCGCGCAAGAGCGGACGTCGTAAACTGCATGAGATATTCCTTATTCAGATGGCGCCACAGCGGCGCAGATAGAGAAGAACATCAGGTGATGTCATGGGGTTTCGTGTATTCCGCCTTGCATGCCCGCCTCAAACGACAAATATTATGGTATGCCAATAGCTGAGGTAATGCCGTGGATCGTCCCGACCTTCCCCTCAATGCCCTGCGGGTGTTCGAAGTTGCCATGCGCCAGGGCAGCTTCACCAAGGCCGCGATGGAACTGCGCGTAACGCAGGCTGCTGTCAGCCATCAGATTGCCCGTTTGGAAGACCTGCTGGGCACCACGCTTTTTCTGCGTACATCGCAGGGGCTTGTCCCCACGGATGAAGGCCGCCTGCTGTTCCCGGTTCTTGAACACGGGTTTGATGCAATGGCGCGTGTGCTTGACAGGCTGGGCGGGCGGCGCGACATCGAGGTGCTTAAGGTCGGCGTCAACACGACCTTTGCCATTGGCTGGCTGATGCCCAGACTGGCAAGTTTTCGCGAGGCATTTCCAGAGATCGATCTGCGGATATCCACCAACAACAACCGTGTCGAAATCCTGCGCGAAGGGCTTGATATGGCCATCCGTTTCGGAACCGGCG
Proteins encoded in this window:
- a CDS encoding LysR family transcriptional regulator; the protein is MDRPDLPLNALRVFEVAMRQGSFTKAAMELRVTQAAVSHQIARLEDLLGTTLFLRTSQGLVPTDEGRLLFPVLEHGFDAMARVLDRLGGRRDIEVLKVGVNTTFAIGWLMPRLASFREAFPEIDLRISTNNNRVEILREGLDMAIRFGTGGWTGHDTVPLMEAPLTPLCAPELAARLEHPADLGQIVLLRSYRSAEWPGWFAATGTPCPPVTGPVFDSSVALAELAASGAGAALLPVTMFERYVDQGRLMQPFCATVSAGQYYLGWPSDRPTTQAMNTFSRWLSGHRINEV